One Lycium barbarum isolate Lr01 chromosome 5, ASM1917538v2, whole genome shotgun sequence genomic window carries:
- the LOC132639932 gene encoding uncharacterized protein LOC132639932: protein MLFADDIGLIDETLSGVNAKLEVWRQTLESKGFRLGQTKMEYLECKFSGVMPKAGVEVRLDTQTIQKKESFKYLGSIIQGIGEIDDDVTHRIGAGWMKWRLASGVFCDKKLPPKLKGKFYKVLVRSTMLYRVKCWPVKISHV, encoded by the coding sequence atgttgtttGCGGACGATATAGGTTTGATTGACGAGACTCTCAGCGGAGTCAACGCTAAGCTGGAAGTTTGGAGGCAAAcactggagtctaaagggttcaggtTGGGTCAGACCAAGATGGAGTACTTAGAATGCAAGTTCAGTGGCGTAATGCCTAAGGCTGGagtggaagtgaggcttgataCCCAGACcatccaaaagaaagaaagttttAAGTATCTTGGGTCCATTATACAAGGAATTGGGGAGAtcgacgatgatgtcacacatcgtattggtgcagggtggatgaagtGGAGACTCGCATCAGGAGTCTTTTGTGACAAGAAGTtgccaccgaaacttaaaggcaagttctacaaagtgttGGTTAGATCGACTATGTTGTATAGGGTtaagtgttggccagtcaagatcTCCCACGTTTAG
- the LOC132641939 gene encoding squamosa promoter-binding-like protein 6 translates to MEPLSYALEGRSFIFPDNVKEWNLNPFCDVEKSICGPSQEITESTELLGSGIADILKKSAANNPSPGVLSSEMVDGCGRMLSSTSMFSFEPIPGEVGLGAMFNHSRIKSNNPMPSSIDLKMGTSQSSKESSVLSSPESSLPTGKAKTKSLHSQFSISQVRRGQKEEESTVYREVKSNQSLKRKSALSSDNSPLQGKKIRTTNLHSEVPVCQVHGCNKDLSSSKDYHKRHKVCDEHSKTAIVIVNGIEQRFCQQCSRFHLLAEFDEGKRSCRKRLAGHNERRRKPQFDAHWGSRFLDMTSQRRVPFLFPEILPGSFFYQEKYEDSNNSKDLKLEHKPLCISQLAMSVKNGLFPAKNIQHPYEMRIHDPSLSVQEFSDGQNSSCALSLLSAHSQKNLFHNSTEISPIELYSSEVAEQDGVIQIDGHDQRPNSINCKNCLSPEGGPTMDLVQLSSHLQRVEQQKNYVQVKQENDIFCSFTST, encoded by the exons ATGGAACCTTTGAGCTATGCTTTAGAAGGGAGAAGCTTTATTTTTCCTGATAATGTAAAGGAATGGAATTTGAACCCTTTTTGTGATGTTGAAAAAAGCATTTGTGGCCCTAGTCAAGAAATAACTGAAAGCACAGAGTTACTAGGATCAGGTATTGCTGATATTTTGAAGAAATCAGCAGCCAATAACCCGTCCCCCGGAGTTTTAAGTTCTGAAATGGTTGATGGTTGTGGTAGAATGTTATCCTCTACTTCTATGTTTTCGTTTGAACCGATTCCAGGAGAAGTTGGACTTGGAGCCATGTTTAATCATAGTCGTATTAAATCTAACAATCCAATGCCATCATCGATTGATTTGAAAATGGGGACTAGTCAATCTTCAAAAGAAAGTTCGGTTCTTTCTTCTCCAGAATCTTCATTGCCAACTGGAAAAGCCAAAACAAAGAGTTTGCATTCTCAGTTTTCTATCTCTCAGGTTCGTCGTGGTCAAAAGGAGGAGGAGTCTACTGTTTATAGGGAAGTCAAGAGTAATCAATCTTTAAAGAGAAAATCAGCTTTGTCTTCAGACAATTCGCCACTTCAGGGGAAAAAAATACGGACTACGAATTTGCATTCTGAGGTTCCTGTCTGCCAGGTTCATGGTTGTAACAAGGACCTGAGCTCCTCAAAAGACTATCACAAAAGACACAAAGTGTGCGATGAACACTCAAAAACTGCTATAGTCATCGTTAATGGCATTGAGCAAAGGTTTTGTCAGCAGTGTAGCAG GTTTCACTTGCTAGCAGAATTTGATGAAGGTAAACGCAGCTGTCGTAAACGCCTTGCAGGCCATAATGAGCGGCGGAGAAAGCCTCAATTTGATGCTCACTGGG GTTCAAGATTTTTGGATATGACTTCACAAAGGAGAGTTCCATTTCTTTTCCCAGAAATACTTCCTGGTAGCTTCTTTTATCAAGAAAAGTATGAAGATTCTAACAATAGCAAGGACCTTAAATTAGAACATAAGCCTCTGTGCATCTCTCAATTGGCTATGTCAGTCAAAAATGGGCTATTCCCTGCAAAAAACATCCAGCATCCGTACGAAATGAGAATACACGATCCGTCATTGTCAGTTCAAGAATTTTCTGATGGGCAAAACTCCTCTTGTGCTCTCTCTCTTCTGTCAGCCCACTCACAAAAAAACCTTTTCCACAATTCAACAGAAATTTCACCAATTGAGTTATATTCATCTGAAGTAGCTGAGCAAGATGGGGTCATTCAGATAGACGGACATGATCAAAGACCGAACTCTATAAATTGCAAGAATTGCCTTTCTCCAGAAGGTGGGCCTACTATGGATTTAGTGCAGTTGTCTTCGCACTTACAAAGAGTGGAACAGCAGAAAAATTATGTCCAAGTGAAGCAGGAAAATGATATCTTTTGTTCTTTTACTTCCACTTGA
- the LOC132642854 gene encoding protein CRABS CLAW isoform X1, which yields MFSSPPAEKNSMDLVQSSEHLCYVRCNFCNTVLAVEIPYKRLMGTVTVKCGHCSNLSFLSTRPPIQGQCFDHQPTLQQQGFSNEFKKGQASSSASSTSSESFSPKAAPFVVKPPEKKHRLPSAYNRFMKEEIQRIKAENPEIPHREAFSAAAKNWARYTPNGAPMGSLSESTNN from the exons ATGTTTTCTTCTCCTCCAGCTGAAAAAAACTCCATGGATTTGGTTCAATCTTCTGAACATCTTTGCTACGTTCGTTGCAACTTTTGCAACACTGTTCTTGCG GTTGAAATTCCATACAAGAGGCTAATGGGCACTGTGACAGTGAAATGTGGGCATTGCAGCAACCTTTCTTTTTTAAGCACTAGACCTCCAATTCAAGGCCAATGCTTTGATCACCAACCCACTCTTCAG CAACAGGGTTTTTCAAATGAGTTCAAAAAGGGCCAAGCTTCATCATCTGCCTCATCAACTTCTAGTGAATCTTTTTCTCCAAAGGCTGCACCTTTTGTTGTGAAAC CTCCTGAGAAGAAACACAGGCTTCCATCTGCCTATAATCGGTTCATGAA GGAGGAAATACAACGCATCAAAGCTGAAAATCCAGAGATTCCACATAGAGAAGCTTTCAGTGCAGCTGCTAAAAAT TGGGCTAGGTACACTCCTAATGGTGCGCCAATGGGGTCCTTGTCCGAGAGCACCAACAATTAA
- the LOC132642854 gene encoding protein CRABS CLAW isoform X2, producing the protein MFSSPPAEKNSMDLVQSSEHLCYVRCNFCNTVLAVEIPYKRLMGTVTVKCGHCSNLSFLSTRPPIQGQCFDHQPTLQGFSNEFKKGQASSSASSTSSESFSPKAAPFVVKPPEKKHRLPSAYNRFMKEEIQRIKAENPEIPHREAFSAAAKNWARYTPNGAPMGSLSESTNN; encoded by the exons ATGTTTTCTTCTCCTCCAGCTGAAAAAAACTCCATGGATTTGGTTCAATCTTCTGAACATCTTTGCTACGTTCGTTGCAACTTTTGCAACACTGTTCTTGCG GTTGAAATTCCATACAAGAGGCTAATGGGCACTGTGACAGTGAAATGTGGGCATTGCAGCAACCTTTCTTTTTTAAGCACTAGACCTCCAATTCAAGGCCAATGCTTTGATCACCAACCCACTCTTCAG GGTTTTTCAAATGAGTTCAAAAAGGGCCAAGCTTCATCATCTGCCTCATCAACTTCTAGTGAATCTTTTTCTCCAAAGGCTGCACCTTTTGTTGTGAAAC CTCCTGAGAAGAAACACAGGCTTCCATCTGCCTATAATCGGTTCATGAA GGAGGAAATACAACGCATCAAAGCTGAAAATCCAGAGATTCCACATAGAGAAGCTTTCAGTGCAGCTGCTAAAAAT TGGGCTAGGTACACTCCTAATGGTGCGCCAATGGGGTCCTTGTCCGAGAGCACCAACAATTAA